A DNA window from Coffea arabica cultivar ET-39 chromosome 6c, Coffea Arabica ET-39 HiFi, whole genome shotgun sequence contains the following coding sequences:
- the LOC113693810 gene encoding large ribosomal subunit protein eL32z-like yields MAVPLLSKKIVKKRVKKFKRPQSDRKISVNTNWRRPKGIDSRVRRKFKGCTLMPNIGYGSDKKTRHYLPNGFKKFVVHNVSELELLMMHNRTYCAEIAHNVSTKKRKEIVEHVAQLEVVVTNKLARLRSQEDE; encoded by the coding sequence ATGGCGGTACCTTTGCTTTCGAAGAAGATAGTGAAGAAGAGGGTCAAGAAGTTCAAACGACCCCAAAGCGACCGAAAAATCTCCGTCAATACCAATTGGCGCAGGCCTAAGGGTATTGACTCTCGGGTCAGGAGAAAGTTCAAGGGATGCACTTTGATGCCCAATATTGGGTATGGATCTGATAAGAAGACTCGCCATTATCTTCCCAATGGTTTTAAGAAGTTTGTTGTGCACAATGTCAGTGAGCTTGAGTTATTGATGATGCACAACAGGACTTACTGTGCTGAGATTGCACACAATGTGTCCACAAAGAAGAGGAAAGAGATAGTGGAGCATGTAGCTCAGCTAGAGGTTGTTGTTACTAACAAGCTTGCTAGGCTGCGGAGCCAGGAGGATGAATGA